One genomic window of Manihot esculenta cultivar AM560-2 chromosome 16, M.esculenta_v8, whole genome shotgun sequence includes the following:
- the LOC110604010 gene encoding ribulose bisphosphate carboxylase/oxygenase activase, chloroplastic isoform X3, whose translation MEAPHQDQRSRSSRPRTIHACAHSGDLLAFQKLLRANPALLNETNPVNGMTPLHLAVWHSIRSEDCSTVQTLLEFNADCSAKDNEGMTPMNHVSQGPGSAKLRELLQWHLEEQRKKRALEACGETKAKMEELEKELSNIVGLNEMKIQLRKWAKGMLLDERRRALGLKVGVRRPPHMAFLGNPGTGKTMVARILGRLLHLVGILPSDRVTEVQRTDLVGEFVGHTGPKTRRKIKEAEGGILFVDEAYRLIPMQKADDKDYGLEALEEIMSIMDSGKVVVIFAGYSEPMKRVIASNEGFCRRVTKFFRFDDFTSEDLAKIVHIKMNNQPEEGLLYGFNLHSKCNIDAIATVIEKETTEKQRMEMNGGLVDTMLVNARENLDLRLDFDCIDTDELRTITLEDLEAGLRLLSQP comes from the exons ATGGAGGCGCCTCATCAGGATCAACGTTCCAGATCTTCCAGACCTCGAACCATTCATGCCTGCGCTCACTCTGGAGATCTCCTTGCCTTTCAGAAGCTGCTGCGGGCCAATCCTGCTCTTCTCAATGAAACAAATCCTGTT AATGGAATGACACCATTACACCTAGCTGTTTGGCACTCAATCAGATCAGAAGACTGCTCAACTGTGCAGACATTGCTTGAGTTTAATGCCGATTGCAGTGCTAAGGACAAT GAGGGCATGACTCCTATGAATCATGTCTCACAAGGTCCAGGAAGTGCAAAGTTACGTGAACTATTGCAATGGCATCTTGAAgagcagagaaagaaaagagcaCTTGAAGCATGTGGTGAAACAAAAGCTAAGATGGAGGAACTCGAAAAAGAGCTATCTAACATAGTGGGTTTAAATGAGATGAAGATTCAACTAAGAAAATGGGCAAAGGGGATGCTTTTGGATGAGAGGCGGAGGGCCCTTGGACTAAAAGTGGGTGTGAGACGACCTCCTCATATGGCTTTCTTGGGAAATCCTGGAACAG GTAAGACTATGGTAGCTCGAATACTTGGGAGATTACTTCATCTCGTGGGAATCCTACCTAGTGATAGGGTAACAGAGGTTCAACGTACTGATTTAGTTGGTGAATTTGTTGGTCATACTGGACCAAAGACTAGGAGGAAG ATTAAAGAAGCAGAGGGAGGAATTCTTTTTGTGGATGAAGCATATCGGCTAATACCCATGCAGAAAGCAGATGATAAAGACTATGGATTGGAAGCTTTGGAAGAGATCATGTCTATTATGGACAGTGGAAAAGTTGTTGTCATATTTGCAGGGTACAGTGAACCGATGAAGCGTGTGATAGCTTCTAATGAAGGGTTTTGTAGAAGGGTAACAAAATTTTTCCGTTTTGATGACTTCACTTCTGAAGATTTAGCCAAGATCGTCCATATCAAGATGAATAATCAACCAGAGGAAGGTTTGTTATATGGATTTAATTTACATTCTAAATGCAATATAGATGCGATTGCGACAGTGATAGAGAAAGAAACAACAGAAAAGCAACGTATGGAGATGAATGGAGGTCTAGTAGATACAATGCTAGTAAATGCTAGAGAGAATTTGGACTTGAGGTTGGATTTTGATTGTATAGATACTGATGAGCTGCGTACCATCACCTTGGAGGATTTAGAAGCCGGCCTTCGGCTGTTATCACAAccttga
- the LOC110604010 gene encoding ribulose bisphosphate carboxylase/oxygenase activase, chloroplastic isoform X2, which yields MEAPHQDQRSRSSRPRTIHACAHSGDLLAFQKLLRANPALLNETNPVYGETPLHMAAKNGCNDAARLLLAHGAFIEAKANNGMTPLHLAVWHSIRSEDCSTVQTLLEFNADCSAKDNEGMTPMNHVSQGPGSAKLRELLQWHLEEQRKKRALEACGETKAKMEELEKELSNIVGLNEMKIQLRKWAKGMLLDERRRALGLKVGVRRPPHMAFLGNPGTGKTMVARILGRLLHLVGILPSDRVTEVQRTDLVGEFVGHTGPKTRRKIKEAEGGILFVDEAYRLIPMQKADDKDYGLEALEEIMSIMDSGKVVVIFAGYSEPMKRVIASNEGFCRRVTKFFRFDDFTSEDLAKIVHIKMNNQPEEGLLYGFNLHSKCNIDAIATVIEKETTEKQRMEMNGGLVDTMLVNARENLDLRLDFDCIDTDELRTITLEDLEAGLRLLSQP from the exons ATGGAGGCGCCTCATCAGGATCAACGTTCCAGATCTTCCAGACCTCGAACCATTCATGCCTGCGCTCACTCTGGAGATCTCCTTGCCTTTCAGAAGCTGCTGCGGGCCAATCCTGCTCTTCTCAATGAAACAAATCCTGTT TATGGAGAAACTCCATTACACATGGCTGCAAAGAATGGGTGCAATGACGCTGCACGATTACTTCTTGCCCATGGTGCTTTTATTGAAGCCAAAGCTAAC AATGGAATGACACCATTACACCTAGCTGTTTGGCACTCAATCAGATCAGAAGACTGCTCAACTGTGCAGACATTGCTTGAGTTTAATGCCGATTGCAGTGCTAAGGACAAT GAGGGCATGACTCCTATGAATCATGTCTCACAAGGTCCAGGAAGTGCAAAGTTACGTGAACTATTGCAATGGCATCTTGAAgagcagagaaagaaaagagcaCTTGAAGCATGTGGTGAAACAAAAGCTAAGATGGAGGAACTCGAAAAAGAGCTATCTAACATAGTGGGTTTAAATGAGATGAAGATTCAACTAAGAAAATGGGCAAAGGGGATGCTTTTGGATGAGAGGCGGAGGGCCCTTGGACTAAAAGTGGGTGTGAGACGACCTCCTCATATGGCTTTCTTGGGAAATCCTGGAACAG GTAAGACTATGGTAGCTCGAATACTTGGGAGATTACTTCATCTCGTGGGAATCCTACCTAGTGATAGGGTAACAGAGGTTCAACGTACTGATTTAGTTGGTGAATTTGTTGGTCATACTGGACCAAAGACTAGGAGGAAG ATTAAAGAAGCAGAGGGAGGAATTCTTTTTGTGGATGAAGCATATCGGCTAATACCCATGCAGAAAGCAGATGATAAAGACTATGGATTGGAAGCTTTGGAAGAGATCATGTCTATTATGGACAGTGGAAAAGTTGTTGTCATATTTGCAGGGTACAGTGAACCGATGAAGCGTGTGATAGCTTCTAATGAAGGGTTTTGTAGAAGGGTAACAAAATTTTTCCGTTTTGATGACTTCACTTCTGAAGATTTAGCCAAGATCGTCCATATCAAGATGAATAATCAACCAGAGGAAGGTTTGTTATATGGATTTAATTTACATTCTAAATGCAATATAGATGCGATTGCGACAGTGATAGAGAAAGAAACAACAGAAAAGCAACGTATGGAGATGAATGGAGGTCTAGTAGATACAATGCTAGTAAATGCTAGAGAGAATTTGGACTTGAGGTTGGATTTTGATTGTATAGATACTGATGAGCTGCGTACCATCACCTTGGAGGATTTAGAAGCCGGCCTTCGGCTGTTATCACAAccttga
- the LOC110602939 gene encoding probable chlorophyll(ide) b reductase NYC1, chloroplastic isoform X2, whose amino-acid sequence MAAITKLHIYPQGIEHFSFGEQSRNGLLRQGFLWSGGVHRGRHGLCVQRCRSFKSDDGGEVEQKQHKSEKSCGTVMENENNLNKRDGFLSTSKDAVSGYGRSDSESSDKYTKAVAKLEEVLSSIAIQIGRYIVTMMSTGVVLAVGFQLSGGDSQMNTLIWYSWLGGIIIGTMIGANMVLDEHCRAGPRNVVITGSTRGLGKALAREFLLSGDRVVIASRSPESVNMTVRELEENLREGMITTSGSSRKNLARAKVVGISCDVCEPSDVQKLANFAVNEFGSIDIWINNAGTNKGFRPLLQFTDEDIKQIVSTNLVGSILCTREAMRVMVNQPKGGHIFNMDGAGSGGSSTPLTAVYGSTKCGLRQLQSSLLKECKRSKVGVHTASPGMVLTDLLLREGRYTQLRQTDFVTGPKTVLGFPSQTQWKCTLKIHGCLFFHFLLFVPS is encoded by the exons ATGGCTGCAATAACTAAGCTTCACATATACCCACAAGGCATAGAGCACTTTTCTTTTGGGGAACAATCGAGAAATGGATTGCTTAGACAGGGTTTTCTATGGTCTGGTGGGGTACATAGAGGACGTCATGGATTGTGTGTCCAGAGGTGCAGGTCTTTTAAGTCTGACGATGGAGGAGAAGTGGAACAGAAACAGCACAAAAGTGAGAAAAGTTGTGGGACGGTGATGGAAAACGAGAATAATTTGAACAAGAGAGATGGGTTCTTGAGTACTTCGAAAGATGCTGTTTCTGGGTATGGAAGATCGGATTCAGAGTCAAGTGACAAGTATACGAAAGCAGTAGCTAAATTGGAGGAGGTTCTTTCATCG ATTGCTATTCAAATAGGAAGATATATAGTCACCATGATGAGCACTGGTGTAGTACTTGCAGTTGGTTTTCAGTTGTCAG GTGGAGACAGTCAAATGAATACATTGATTTGGTATAGCTGGCTTGGAGGAATTATTATTGGAACTATGATAGGTGCTAACATGGTTTTAGATGAACATTGTCGTGCTGGTCCACGTAACGTGGTCATAACCGGAAG CACAAGGGGTCTTGGAAAAGCACTTGCTCGAGAATTTCTTCTGTCTGGCGATCGTGTGGTTATTGCTTCACGCAG CCCTGAGTCTGTAAATATGACAGTCAGAGAGCTTGAAGAGAATCTCAGGGAGGGAATGATCACCACCAGTGGCTCATCTAGGAAAAATCTGGCACGTGCAAAAGTTGTTGGCATATCTTGTGATGTTTGCGAACCTTCTGATGTGCAGAAATTGGCAAATTTTGCTGTCAATGAATTTGGATCCATTGACATATGG ATAAATAATGCTGGCACAAATAAAGGCTTTAGACCCTTGCTGCAGTTTACAGATGAAGATATTAAGCAG ATTGTTTCAACAAATTTGGTTGGATCTATTCTCTGCACTCGTGAAGCAATGCGTGTGATGGTAAACCAACCTAAGGGCGGGCACATTTTTAACATGGATGGTGCTGGTTCGGGGGGATCTAGCACCCCTCTTACAGCCGT GTATGGTTCAACAAAGTGCGGTCTTAGGCAACTCCAATCATCACTTCTGAAAGAATGTAAGCGATCTAAAGTTGGCGTGCATACAGCATCTCCTGGCATGGTCCTCACGGATTTGCTTTTGAG GGAAGGGCGTTATACGCAGCTGAGGCAGACCGACTTCGTAACTGGGCCGAAAACCGTGCTCGGTTTTCCTTCACAGACGCAATGGAAATGTACACTGAAAATACATGGGTGTCTGTTTTTTCACTTTCTGTTGTTTGTGCCTTCATAA
- the LOC110603765 gene encoding proline-rich receptor-like protein kinase PERK1: protein MSAPSPTSPPSTNTTAPPPSTNTTAPPPATPAAPPPTTPAAPPPSTPASPPPATPSAPPPATPSPPATSPPPTSSSSPSPPSLSPPAPSPPTSTSPPSSSTPSPPSPPSTTPSPPSRSGTPSTPATRSPPPPSSANAPPTGSSGISTGVVVGIAIGGVAILLVLSLLCLCCRKKRRRSDHEAAYYVPPPPPGPKDGPYGGQQQHWQQNVPPPPDRVFTSMPKPNPPPPVASRPPHPPERVSMTSPPPPPPFMSSSGGSGSNYSGSENPLPPPSPGLALGFSKSTFSYEELARATDGFSNANLLGQGGFGYVHRGVLPNGKEVAVKQLKAGSGQGEREFQAEIEIISRVHHKHLVSLVGYCITGSQRLLVYEFVPNNTLEFHLHGKGRPTMDWPTRLKIALGSAKGLAYLHEDCHPKIIHRDIKAANILLEFKFEAKVADFGLAKFSSDANTHVSTRVMGTFGYLAPEYASSGKLTDKSDVFSFGVMLLELITGRRPVDSTQSFMEDSLVDWARPLLTRALEDGNFDTLADPKLGTSYDHNEMARMVACGAACVRHSARRRPRMSQVVRALEGDVALSDLNEGIRPGHSSVYSYGSSDYDTSQYNEDMKKFRKMALGSQEYGASSEYSGPTSDYGLYPSGSSSEGHNTREMEMGKMKKNSQGFSGSS from the exons ATGTCAGCTCCCTCTCCCACGTCTCCGCCGTCCACTAACACCACCGCACCTCCTCCGTCTACCAATACCACTGCTCCTCCGCCAGCCACTCCTGCTGCCCCTCCACCCACCACTCCTGCTGCTCCACCTCCATCCACTCCTGCATCTCCCCCACCAGCTACTCCATCAGCTCCACCACCTGCCACTCCTTCCCCTCCTGCTACTTCACCACCCCCTACCTCATCTTCCTCGCCTTCGCCTCCTTCACTCTCTCCACCAGCACCTTCACCACCCACTTCTACATCCCCTCCTTCCTCATCAACTCCTTCTCCTCCCTCGCCTCCTTCTACCACGCCGTCTCCTCCTTCGAGGTCTGGGACCCCGTCAACGCCTGCGACCAGGAGTCCTCCCCCACCATCTTCTGCTAATGCGCCGCCTACGGGTTCCTCGGGGATATCGACGGGAGTGGTAGTGGGGATAGCTATTGGAGGCGTAGCAATTCTGCTAGTTTTGAGTTTGCTCTGTCTTTGTTGcaggaagaagaggaggagaagTGATCATGAGGCTGCTTACTATGTTCCTCCGCCTCCTCCTGGTCCTAAAG ATGGTCCTTACGGTGGGCAACAGCAGCATTGGCAACAAAATGTTCCCCCACCACCGGATCGAGTTTTCACATCAATGCCAAAACCTAATCCTCCACCACCAGTTGCATCAAGGCCCCCACATCCTCCGGAACGTGTTTCCATGACTTCACCACCTCCTCCACCGCCTTTCATGAGCAGCAGCGGTGGCTCTGGCTCTAACTATTCTGGGTCTGAAAATCCGCTCCCACCACCTTCTCCAGGCCTTGCTTTGGGTTTCTCAAAGAGCACATTTAGTTACGAGGAATTAGCAAGGGCAACAGATGGCTTCTCAAATGCTAATCTCCTTGGTCAAGGTGGTTTTGGGTATGTGCACAGAGGAGTCCTTCCTAATGGGAAAGAAGTGGCTGTTAAGCAGCTAAAAGCTGGAAGTGGGCAAGGAGAGCGTGAATTTCAGGCAGAAATAGAAATTATTAGTCGAGTGCATCACAAACATCTTGTCTCATTGGTTGGATATTGCATTACTGGATCTCAGAGACTGCTTGTTTATGAGTTCGTTCCAAACAACACTTTGGAGTTTCACTTGCATG GAAAGGGTCGACCGACCATGGATTGGCCTACCAGACTCAAGATTGCATTGGGGTCTGCTAAAGGACTTGCATATCTTCACGAAGATT GTCATCCTAAGATCATTCATCGTGATATCAAGGCAGCTAATATACTTTTGGAGTTCAAATTTGAGGCAAAG GTTGCAGATTTTGGGCTAGCAAAGTTCTCTTCTGATGCTAATACACATGTCTCCACCCGGGTGATGGGAACCTTTGG GTATCTGGCTCCTGAATATGCATCAAGTGGGAAACTAACGGATAAATCTGATGTGTTCTCCTTTGGAGTCATGCTTCTGGAATTGATTACGGGACGTAGACCTGTTGACTCAACTCAGTCTTTCATGGAGGACAGTTTGGTAGACTGG GCGAGGCCTTTACTCACACGAGCTCTAGAAGATGGAAACTTTGATACTCTGGCGGACCCAAAACTGGGAACTAGTTATGATCACAATGAGATGGCTCGCATGGTTGCTTGTGGTGCTGCTTGTGTTCGTCATTCAGCACGGCGTCGACCACGCATGAGTCAG GTGGTCCGAGCTCTGGAAGGAGATGTGGCTCTCTCTGATCTTAATGAAGGAATTAGACCTGGACACAGCAGTGTCTACAGCTATGGTAGTTCAGACTACGACACCAGCCAATACAATGAGGACATGAAAAAGTTCAGAAAGATGGCACTGGGAAGCCAAGAGTACGGTGCCAGTAGCGAATACAGTGGACCAACCAGTGACTATGGTTTATATCCTTCTGGCTCAAGCAGTGAAGGCCATAATACCCGagaaatggaaatgggaaagatgaagaaaaacagccAAGGTTTTAGTGGAAGTTCATGA
- the LOC110604010 gene encoding ribulose bisphosphate carboxylase/oxygenase activase, chloroplastic isoform X1 → MEAPHQDQRSRSSRPRTIHACAHSGDLLAFQKLLRANPALLNETNPVMAQTPLHVSSGNNRAEIVKFLLDWGGVEKVELEAKNMYGETPLHMAAKNGCNDAARLLLAHGAFIEAKANNGMTPLHLAVWHSIRSEDCSTVQTLLEFNADCSAKDNEGMTPMNHVSQGPGSAKLRELLQWHLEEQRKKRALEACGETKAKMEELEKELSNIVGLNEMKIQLRKWAKGMLLDERRRALGLKVGVRRPPHMAFLGNPGTGKTMVARILGRLLHLVGILPSDRVTEVQRTDLVGEFVGHTGPKTRRKIKEAEGGILFVDEAYRLIPMQKADDKDYGLEALEEIMSIMDSGKVVVIFAGYSEPMKRVIASNEGFCRRVTKFFRFDDFTSEDLAKIVHIKMNNQPEEGLLYGFNLHSKCNIDAIATVIEKETTEKQRMEMNGGLVDTMLVNARENLDLRLDFDCIDTDELRTITLEDLEAGLRLLSQP, encoded by the exons ATGGAGGCGCCTCATCAGGATCAACGTTCCAGATCTTCCAGACCTCGAACCATTCATGCCTGCGCTCACTCTGGAGATCTCCTTGCCTTTCAGAAGCTGCTGCGGGCCAATCCTGCTCTTCTCAATGAAACAAATCCTGTT ATGGCACAGACTCCACTTCATGTCTCTTCTGGTAACAACAGGGCTGAGATAGTAAAATTTCTACTTGATTGGGGAGGGGTGGAGAAAGTTGAATTGGAAGCCAAGAACATG TATGGAGAAACTCCATTACACATGGCTGCAAAGAATGGGTGCAATGACGCTGCACGATTACTTCTTGCCCATGGTGCTTTTATTGAAGCCAAAGCTAAC AATGGAATGACACCATTACACCTAGCTGTTTGGCACTCAATCAGATCAGAAGACTGCTCAACTGTGCAGACATTGCTTGAGTTTAATGCCGATTGCAGTGCTAAGGACAAT GAGGGCATGACTCCTATGAATCATGTCTCACAAGGTCCAGGAAGTGCAAAGTTACGTGAACTATTGCAATGGCATCTTGAAgagcagagaaagaaaagagcaCTTGAAGCATGTGGTGAAACAAAAGCTAAGATGGAGGAACTCGAAAAAGAGCTATCTAACATAGTGGGTTTAAATGAGATGAAGATTCAACTAAGAAAATGGGCAAAGGGGATGCTTTTGGATGAGAGGCGGAGGGCCCTTGGACTAAAAGTGGGTGTGAGACGACCTCCTCATATGGCTTTCTTGGGAAATCCTGGAACAG GTAAGACTATGGTAGCTCGAATACTTGGGAGATTACTTCATCTCGTGGGAATCCTACCTAGTGATAGGGTAACAGAGGTTCAACGTACTGATTTAGTTGGTGAATTTGTTGGTCATACTGGACCAAAGACTAGGAGGAAG ATTAAAGAAGCAGAGGGAGGAATTCTTTTTGTGGATGAAGCATATCGGCTAATACCCATGCAGAAAGCAGATGATAAAGACTATGGATTGGAAGCTTTGGAAGAGATCATGTCTATTATGGACAGTGGAAAAGTTGTTGTCATATTTGCAGGGTACAGTGAACCGATGAAGCGTGTGATAGCTTCTAATGAAGGGTTTTGTAGAAGGGTAACAAAATTTTTCCGTTTTGATGACTTCACTTCTGAAGATTTAGCCAAGATCGTCCATATCAAGATGAATAATCAACCAGAGGAAGGTTTGTTATATGGATTTAATTTACATTCTAAATGCAATATAGATGCGATTGCGACAGTGATAGAGAAAGAAACAACAGAAAAGCAACGTATGGAGATGAATGGAGGTCTAGTAGATACAATGCTAGTAAATGCTAGAGAGAATTTGGACTTGAGGTTGGATTTTGATTGTATAGATACTGATGAGCTGCGTACCATCACCTTGGAGGATTTAGAAGCCGGCCTTCGGCTGTTATCACAAccttga
- the LOC110602939 gene encoding probable chlorophyll(ide) b reductase NYC1, chloroplastic isoform X1: protein MAAITKLHIYPQGIEHFSFGEQSRNGLLRQGFLWSGGVHRGRHGLCVQRCRSFKSDDGGEVEQKQHKSEKSCGTVMENENNLNKRDGFLSTSKDAVSGYGRSDSESSDKYTKAVAKLEEVLSSIAIQIGRYIVTMMSTGVVLAVGFQLSGGDSQMNTLIWYSWLGGIIIGTMIGANMVLDEHCRAGPRNVVITGSTRGLGKALAREFLLSGDRVVIASRSPESVNMTVRELEENLREGMITTSGSSRKNLARAKVVGISCDVCEPSDVQKLANFAVNEFGSIDIWINNAGTNKGFRPLLQFTDEDIKQIVSTNLVGSILCTREAMRVMVNQPKGGHIFNMDGAGSGGSSTPLTAVYGSTKCGLRQLQSSLLKECKRSKVGVHTASPGMVLTDLLLSGSTLKNKQMFNIICELPETVARTLVPRMRVVKGTGKAINYLTPPRILLALVTAWLRQGRWFDDQGRALYAAEADRLRNWAENRARFSFTDAMEMYTENTWVSVFSLSVVCAFIILSSTGSTFPGT, encoded by the exons ATGGCTGCAATAACTAAGCTTCACATATACCCACAAGGCATAGAGCACTTTTCTTTTGGGGAACAATCGAGAAATGGATTGCTTAGACAGGGTTTTCTATGGTCTGGTGGGGTACATAGAGGACGTCATGGATTGTGTGTCCAGAGGTGCAGGTCTTTTAAGTCTGACGATGGAGGAGAAGTGGAACAGAAACAGCACAAAAGTGAGAAAAGTTGTGGGACGGTGATGGAAAACGAGAATAATTTGAACAAGAGAGATGGGTTCTTGAGTACTTCGAAAGATGCTGTTTCTGGGTATGGAAGATCGGATTCAGAGTCAAGTGACAAGTATACGAAAGCAGTAGCTAAATTGGAGGAGGTTCTTTCATCG ATTGCTATTCAAATAGGAAGATATATAGTCACCATGATGAGCACTGGTGTAGTACTTGCAGTTGGTTTTCAGTTGTCAG GTGGAGACAGTCAAATGAATACATTGATTTGGTATAGCTGGCTTGGAGGAATTATTATTGGAACTATGATAGGTGCTAACATGGTTTTAGATGAACATTGTCGTGCTGGTCCACGTAACGTGGTCATAACCGGAAG CACAAGGGGTCTTGGAAAAGCACTTGCTCGAGAATTTCTTCTGTCTGGCGATCGTGTGGTTATTGCTTCACGCAG CCCTGAGTCTGTAAATATGACAGTCAGAGAGCTTGAAGAGAATCTCAGGGAGGGAATGATCACCACCAGTGGCTCATCTAGGAAAAATCTGGCACGTGCAAAAGTTGTTGGCATATCTTGTGATGTTTGCGAACCTTCTGATGTGCAGAAATTGGCAAATTTTGCTGTCAATGAATTTGGATCCATTGACATATGG ATAAATAATGCTGGCACAAATAAAGGCTTTAGACCCTTGCTGCAGTTTACAGATGAAGATATTAAGCAG ATTGTTTCAACAAATTTGGTTGGATCTATTCTCTGCACTCGTGAAGCAATGCGTGTGATGGTAAACCAACCTAAGGGCGGGCACATTTTTAACATGGATGGTGCTGGTTCGGGGGGATCTAGCACCCCTCTTACAGCCGT GTATGGTTCAACAAAGTGCGGTCTTAGGCAACTCCAATCATCACTTCTGAAAGAATGTAAGCGATCTAAAGTTGGCGTGCATACAGCATCTCCTGGCATGGTCCTCACGGATTTGCTTTTGAG TGGATCAActctaaaaaataaacaaatgttTAACATCATCTGTGAGCTTCCAGAAACAGTTGCTAGAACCTTAGTTCCACGGATGCGCGTAGTAAAAGGTACAGGGAAGGCCATCAATTACTTGACCCCACCTAGGATATTACTTGCTTTGGTGACCGCATGGTTGCGGCAAGGTCGCTGGTTCGATGACCAG GGAAGGGCGTTATACGCAGCTGAGGCAGACCGACTTCGTAACTGGGCCGAAAACCGTGCTCGGTTTTCCTTCACAGACGCAATGGAAATGTACACTGAAAATACATGGGTGTCTGTTTTTTCACTTTCTGTTGTTTGTGCCTTCATAATCCTTTCAAGCACAGGCAGCACTTTTCCAGGCACCTAA